A genomic window from Triticum urartu cultivar G1812 chromosome 7, Tu2.1, whole genome shotgun sequence includes:
- the LOC125522686 gene encoding uncharacterized protein LOC125522686, whose translation MAEFSWLTALGFAFLTFNSGMAVYRSNGDAGSVVFVAVSYLDLVALFACLRLYERLDRHSPRRERLKAAVWALTTLLTVMFTYKVAEVMPLAVKLLVWAMAAATTCGGFYVFFVHDDKPYQQLQDASAAAERGDVAN comes from the coding sequence ATGGCGGAGTTCTCGTGGCTCACGGCGCTAGGGTTCGCCTTCCTGACCTTCAACTCCGGCATGGCCGTGTACCGCTCCAACGGCGACGCGGGGTCCGTCGTCTTCGTCGCCGTCTCCTACCTCGACCTCGTCGCCCTCTTCGCCTGCCTGCGCCTCTACGAGCGCCTCGACCGCCACTCCCCGCGCCGGGAGCGGCTCAAGGCCGCCGTCTGGGCGCTCACCACGCTGCTCACCGTCATGTTCACCTACAAGGTCGCCGAGGTCATGCCGCTCGCCGTCAAGCTCCTCGTCTGGGCGATGGCCGCCGCCACCACCTGCGGCGGCTTCTACGTCTTCTTCGTGCACGACGACAAGCCGTACCAGCAGCTGCAGGACGCGTCGGCGGCCGCCGAGCGCGGGGACGTCGCCAACTAG